One part of the Rutidosis leptorrhynchoides isolate AG116_Rl617_1_P2 chromosome 1, CSIRO_AGI_Rlap_v1, whole genome shotgun sequence genome encodes these proteins:
- the LOC139897003 gene encoding F-box protein CPR1-like: MSTHSLHSLDYESPSSYEEAFVDDDDDDDDDNDVEGIASLNDPLTKENPVHPLVEPNYPKTRLIPDQTMTSFSDGDETRFYGLGYEFSTDDYKMVRASCCISSKSISFEVFNLKTGYWKTGQAFNIDIDNNPDEIGIFYNGSLNWLVRRRDGYNKREKVLSFDMKDEIFIEILLPECGGFSSLGDKKGCLYAVCGGDGAHVEIWVMKEYGVESSWTKVLKWNFVKVYCDYEMWPVCFTRDDDVIVDIDSWTIARYSLSSKTVKKFKKRSTDWHYWIVYHQTLVSP, from the exons ATGTCAACTCACTCATTGCACTCGCTGGATTATGAATCCCCATCATCTTATGAAGAAGCCTTtgttgacgatgatgatgatgatgatgatgataatgatgtagaGGGCATTGCCAGTTTAAACGATCCTCTAACAAAAGAAAAT CCAGTGCATCCTCTTGTGGAACCCAACTACCCCAAGACCAGACTAATACCCGACCAGACAATGACATCATTCTCTGATGGTGACGAGACTCGGTTTTACGGGCTCGGTTATGAATTTTCTACAGATGATTACAAAATGGTAAGAGCCTCTTGTTGTATATCTAGTAAGTCAATCAGTTTTGAGGTTTTCAATCTCAAAACTGGATACTGGAAAACGGGTCAAGCCTtcaatattgatatagataataatCCGGATGAAATTGGGATTTTCTATAACGGGTCACTTAATTGGCTAGTTAGACGTAGAGACGGTTATAATAAACGTGAAAAAGTTCTTTCTTTTGATATGAAAGATGAGATTTTTATTGAAATTTTATTACCAGAATGCGGTGGATTTTCTAGTTTAGGAGATAAGAAAGGGTGTCTGTATGCAGTTTGTGGTGGTGATGGTGCACATGTGGAAATATGGGTGATGAAGGAATATGGTGTTGAAAGCTCATGGACTAAGGTGCTTAAATGGAATTTTGTTAAGGTTTATTGTGATTATGAAATGTGGCCAGTGTGTTTTACGCGGGATGATGATGTCATCGTTGATATAGATTCATGGACCATTGCGAGATACAGTTTATCGAGTAAAACCGTTAAGAAGTTTAAAAAACGCAGTACTGATTGGCACTATTGGATTGTATATCACCAGACTTTAGTTTCACCTTAG
- the LOC139869034 gene encoding F-box/kelch-repeat protein At3g23880-like: protein MILEDEHRQPKRIITSQTSEETQSDPTLLSEIIIEILTRLPVESLLRCKSVCKLWRSLISDHHFIKSHLNLSINRKNYANHRLIFSTVTRINLKICNLYDVLYDKSVNAIELDYPLKHPRKSVWIVGSCNGLLCIAIEEDTLFIWNPSTRKSNRLPCCGFKSKPGWYVLYGFGYDALTDDYKVVGISCVFKTGAKYDTKVKVYSLKMGNWKKVGDFPHGIPLDDSGKYSNGALHWAASRDFGSSYSWTIVSFDLSKEVYGEIPQPVYDEGDKDLTLGVLGEKLCVLCNYRAKHADVWLMQVYGEQDSWTKLVSVPYLTDPGRDQFSVPLCISNDGRILLQFGSKLVVYDSKDGLFLEIQNFDECLETYTYVESLVSPDSPIRPWR from the coding sequence ATGATACTGGAAGACGAACATCGTCAACCAAAACGAATCATAACATCGCAAACATCTGAAGAAACTCAATCTGATCCTACACTACTGTCAGAaatcatcatcgaaatcctcacgaGACTCCCCGTTGAATCTCTGTTACGATGTAAGTCCGTCTGCAAATTATGGCGTTCTTTAATTTCCGATCATCATTTCATCAAATCTCATCTTAATTTATCAATTAACAGAAAGAATTACGCAAATCATAGACTAATTTTCAGCACTGTGACTAGGATTAACCTTAAGATTTGTAACCTGTATGATGTGTTGTATGATAAATCCGTTAACGCGATAGAGCTCGATTACCCGCTAAAACACCCGCGTAAGTCTGTTTGGATAGTCGGGTCTTGTAACGGATTGTTATGTATTGCTATTGAAGAAGATACACTGTTTATTTGGAACCCTAGCACTAGAAAATCAAATAGGTTGCCGTGTTGCGGCTTTAAATCGAAGCCTGGTTGGTACGTGTTGTACGGTTTTGGGTATGATGCTTTGACTGATGATTATAAAGTTGTTGGAATTTCGTGTGTGTTTAAAACCGGAGCGAAGTATGATACGAAAGTGAAGGTATATTCGTTGAAAATGGGAAATTGGAAGAAAGTTGGTGACTTTCCTCATGGGATTCCGTTGGATGATTCGGGTAAGTATTCAAACGGAGCACTTCATTGGGCTGCGAGTCGAGATTTTGGGTCATCCTATTCGTGGACGATAGTTTCATTCGATTTATCAAAGGAGGTGTATGGTGAAATTCCACAACCTGTGTATGATGAAGGGGATAAGGATTTGACGTTAGGGGTTTTGGGAGAAAAGTTGTGTGTTCTTTGTAATTATCGTGCAAAACATGCTGATGTATGGCTGATGCAGGTTTATGGTGAGCAAGATTCTTGGACTAAATTGGTTTCGGTTCCATATTTGACTGATCCTGGGAGGGATCAGTTTTCGGTGCCTTTGTGTATTTCAAATGAtggaagaattttgttgcaatttgGGTCGAAGTTGGTTGTGTATGATTCCAAGGATGGATTGTTTTTAGAGATTCAGAACTTCGATGAATGTCTTGAAACATACACTTATGTTGAAAGTTTGGTTTCACCCGATTCACCCATCAGGCCTTGGAGATAA